A region of bacterium DNA encodes the following proteins:
- a CDS encoding TerB family tellurite resistance protein, with amino-acid sequence AGAVAADLYLALRAMVRIVLGAGLIHARDSDDLLRDELLKIAAAFCGVATVSKHPLIAGLERAAVSSAAGLPPRTYARLSDLVLPALIARVTHDRLGARTGLAVSMIAGAGLRGAAAYGTMRAFSILALSHIEEIDRLHPWRRHEERARLSKIDVEDLARVVHAVAWADRSFGARERAMIGEILNPLRITGEMKLRVRDWQKSPARLGAVHADRAPLRTRELIYRAAFLVAASDGPVNARETRVLRDAAKKLDLAPPVVEEIHAETVTWFEF; translated from the coding sequence GCCGGCGCCGTCGCGGCCGATCTCTATCTCGCGCTGCGCGCGATGGTCCGTATCGTCCTTGGCGCCGGTTTGATCCACGCGCGCGACTCCGACGATCTTTTGCGCGACGAGCTGCTCAAAATCGCCGCCGCTTTTTGCGGCGTCGCCACGGTCAGCAAACACCCGCTCATCGCCGGGCTTGAGCGCGCCGCCGTCTCGAGCGCCGCCGGGCTGCCGCCGCGCACCTATGCGAGGCTGTCGGACCTCGTGCTGCCCGCGCTGATCGCCCGCGTCACGCACGATCGGCTTGGCGCGCGCACGGGGCTGGCTGTCTCCATGATCGCGGGCGCCGGCCTTCGCGGTGCCGCGGCGTACGGAACGATGCGCGCGTTTTCGATCCTCGCGCTTTCCCATATCGAGGAGATCGACCGCCTGCACCCCTGGCGGCGGCACGAGGAGCGCGCGCGTCTTTCGAAAATCGACGTCGAGGACCTGGCCCGCGTCGTGCATGCGGTGGCGTGGGCGGATCGGTCGTTTGGCGCGCGCGAACGCGCGATGATCGGTGAAATCCTGAACCCGCTGCGCATCACGGGCGAGATGAAGCTGCGCGTGCGCGATTGGCAAAAATCCCCCGCGCGCCTCGGCGCGGTCCACGCGGACCGCGCGCCCCTGCGCACGCGGGAGCTGATCTACCGCGCCGCGTTCCTCGTGGCGGCCTCGGACGGGCCGGTCAACGCGCGCGAAACGCGCGTCCTGCGCGACGCGGCCAAAAAGCTCGATCTCGCGCCGCCGGTCGTCGAGGAAATCCACGCGGAAACGGTGACATGGTTCGAGTTTTGA
- a CDS encoding N-6 DNA methylase, with protein MPRPNDDQKRLRAFFADAGARGVDFPQAAAWLMRKFMTHPCETIDALADGIDRQDVLSIPEAELELGVPGGVPGGDPVRFDNLYDAMLAAAPGHAHDRRARGTVYTPAPLVEYVLDHALAPALERADDPLALRVLDPACGGGRFLLAAARRIADAAIARGVPVDEARARAAECVVGVDTDPLAVIVARLGLVKFASQSRFRVSPTILDADALAPDTIRALADAQIAPGCVGAGPFEVVVGNPPYITHGLRGAATLDAAKSLDLRARFPLSAEYKINIPALFVELALRLVRADGRVGLVLPDSFLTGRYFRRLREELLARGGRVERLAVIDRAFARGDAGRTVVLVASPDDRGTRRVVTIVRAKNVDALGATGAASAKISARAFAALPATRFSPIACDATWRRVTRAFSGAPLSGIVQFRSGLVAKNGRASFVVTPDETRSLTVAVRDRESDAALQCPSRKRSQAVCAGDDADNLVPLIASGRELRAFDVRWAGHFARRDAALYKSGYHARWYESAKLLVNQTGDRPRAAVDASGLWATNNLHVGLAGSDEILHFVAALVNSAPFAALYAAVAGETGRAMAQIDIDLLAAMPLPPGAQNAGGLIAPAYVRDVAAISRELHENPNDAGAAWWRSRIDSILEAAYDAGQGAAAPIIPAAQTAAAEVAT; from the coding sequence ATGCCTCGCCCAAACGACGATCAAAAGCGCCTTCGCGCGTTTTTCGCCGACGCCGGGGCGCGCGGCGTGGATTTTCCGCAAGCGGCCGCGTGGTTGATGCGGAAATTTATGACGCACCCGTGCGAGACGATCGACGCCCTAGCAGACGGGATCGATCGGCAGGACGTGCTTTCCATTCCCGAGGCCGAGCTGGAGCTCGGCGTTCCCGGGGGCGTCCCCGGGGGCGATCCCGTGCGCTTTGACAATCTCTACGACGCCATGCTCGCCGCGGCGCCCGGTCACGCGCACGACCGCCGCGCGCGCGGCACGGTCTATACGCCGGCGCCGCTTGTCGAATACGTGCTCGACCACGCGCTCGCGCCGGCGCTCGAACGCGCGGACGATCCGCTCGCGTTGCGCGTCCTTGATCCCGCGTGCGGCGGCGGGCGTTTTCTTCTGGCGGCGGCGCGGCGCATCGCGGACGCGGCCATCGCGCGCGGCGTGCCCGTTGACGAGGCCCGCGCCCGCGCGGCGGAGTGCGTTGTTGGCGTGGACACCGACCCGCTGGCGGTGATCGTCGCGCGGCTGGGGCTGGTCAAGTTCGCTTCCCAATCCCGGTTCCGTGTCTCGCCGACCATCCTCGACGCCGACGCGCTCGCGCCGGACACCATTCGCGCGCTCGCCGATGCCCAAATCGCGCCCGGATGCGTGGGCGCGGGGCCGTTTGAGGTTGTCGTCGGCAATCCGCCCTACATCACCCACGGCTTGCGCGGCGCGGCGACGCTCGATGCCGCGAAAAGCCTTGATTTGCGCGCGCGGTTTCCGCTGTCCGCGGAATACAAGATCAATATCCCCGCGTTGTTTGTCGAACTGGCGCTGCGGCTTGTGCGCGCGGACGGCCGCGTGGGGCTTGTGCTGCCGGACAGCTTTCTGACCGGCCGTTATTTTCGCCGCTTGCGCGAGGAGCTGCTTGCGCGCGGCGGGCGCGTCGAGCGCCTGGCCGTCATCGATCGCGCGTTCGCGCGGGGCGACGCCGGACGCACGGTTGTCCTCGTCGCGTCGCCGGACGATCGCGGCACGCGCCGCGTGGTGACGATCGTGCGCGCGAAAAACGTGGACGCCCTGGGCGCGACGGGCGCCGCGTCCGCGAAAATAAGCGCGCGCGCATTCGCGGCTTTGCCGGCGACGCGTTTCTCCCCGATCGCATGTGACGCAACGTGGCGCCGGGTGACGCGGGCGTTTTCCGGCGCGCCGCTATCCGGCATCGTGCAATTCCGGTCGGGGCTCGTCGCGAAAAACGGCCGCGCGAGTTTTGTGGTGACGCCGGACGAAACCCGCTCCCTCACGGTCGCGGTTCGTGACCGGGAAAGCGATGCGGCGTTGCAATGTCCGAGCCGCAAACGCAGCCAAGCGGTGTGCGCGGGCGACGACGCCGACAACCTCGTCCCGCTCATCGCGAGCGGGCGCGAACTTCGCGCGTTCGACGTGCGTTGGGCGGGCCATTTCGCGCGGCGCGACGCGGCCCTTTACAAATCCGGATATCACGCCCGCTGGTACGAGAGCGCGAAGCTCCTGGTGAATCAGACGGGCGACCGGCCGCGCGCGGCCGTGGACGCAAGCGGATTGTGGGCAACCAACAACCTGCACGTCGGGCTTGCCGGCAGCGACGAGATCCTGCATTTCGTCGCGGCGCTCGTGAACAGCGCGCCGTTTGCGGCGCTGTACGCCGCCGTGGCGGGCGAGACCGGGCGCGCGATGGCGCAGATCGACATCGACCTGCTCGCGGCGATGCCGCTTCCGCCGGGCGCCCAAAACGCGGGCGGGCTGATCGCGCCGGCCTACGTGCGCGACGTGGCGGCGATCTCGCGGGAACTGCACGAGAACCCGAATGACGCCGGCGCCGCGTGGTGGCGTTCGAGAATCGATTCGATCCTGGAAGCGGCCTACGACGCCGGCCAGGGAGCGGCCGCGCCGATCATCCCCGCCGCACAAACCGCGGCGGCTGAGGTCGCGACATGA
- a CDS encoding SWIM zinc finger family protein: protein MGGWRWDDDGYRPRFEKKLARQVKDGLKVEKKIGGTWWSSRWIGVLESFDMGARLARGRTYARRGQVIDIDIGAGVVRSRVQGSRRTPYAVKLQIQPLSDASWEKIFKALASQALFAAKLLAGEMPQAIEEAFSAVGASLFPKRIDDLQTVCSCPDWANPCKHIAAVYYVLGDRFDDDPFLIFALRGRDEKQVIEALRKLRKTDSGDAPAVIAEPGHASIEEPATPISTDPDRFWRLGEDIEGLTYEPVLPETPEAALLILGPCPKPIGGEQLVECLKPAYMDRPPARILRVIVKSEAKIVSTQKRLPALGDPLLQELAGKLPEPLRKTHLGTMKLPARLTNILMANRIHTIEEILQFEAANFLKFQGVGGKTLRDMVIELQYFLQKRMNT from the coding sequence ATGGGCGGGTGGCGATGGGACGACGACGGCTATAGGCCCCGATTCGAGAAAAAGCTGGCGCGCCAGGTCAAGGACGGCTTGAAGGTCGAGAAAAAAATCGGCGGAACGTGGTGGTCGTCCCGGTGGATCGGCGTGCTGGAGTCCTTCGACATGGGCGCGCGGCTTGCGCGGGGGAGAACCTACGCGCGCCGAGGGCAGGTGATCGACATCGACATCGGCGCCGGCGTCGTCCGATCGCGGGTTCAGGGCAGCCGAAGAACGCCGTATGCGGTCAAGTTGCAAATCCAGCCCCTGTCGGACGCGAGTTGGGAAAAAATCTTCAAGGCCTTGGCCTCGCAAGCCCTTTTCGCGGCAAAACTGCTGGCGGGGGAGATGCCGCAGGCGATCGAGGAGGCGTTCTCCGCGGTCGGCGCATCGTTGTTCCCGAAGAGGATCGACGACCTGCAAACGGTGTGCTCCTGTCCGGACTGGGCCAATCCCTGCAAGCATATCGCGGCCGTGTATTACGTTCTCGGCGACCGCTTCGACGACGACCCGTTTTTGATTTTCGCGTTGCGGGGGCGCGACGAGAAACAGGTCATCGAGGCGTTGAGAAAACTGCGGAAAACCGATTCCGGCGATGCGCCCGCCGTCATCGCGGAACCGGGACACGCGTCCATTGAGGAGCCGGCAACGCCGATTTCGACGGATCCGGACCGCTTCTGGCGCCTGGGCGAAGACATCGAGGGTCTGACGTATGAACCGGTGCTTCCCGAAACGCCCGAGGCGGCTCTTTTGATTCTGGGGCCTTGCCCCAAGCCTATCGGGGGGGAGCAGCTCGTCGAGTGTCTGAAACCGGCCTACATGGATCGGCCGCCTGCCAGGATCCTTCGCGTCATCGTGAAGTCGGAGGCGAAAATCGTTTCGACGCAAAAGAGGCTCCCCGCGCTGGGCGACCCCCTTTTGCAAGAGCTGGCCGGGAAATTACCCGAGCCGCTGCGGAAAACGCATTTGGGGACGATGAAACTCCCCGCAAGACTCACCAATATCCTGATGGCGAACCGAATTCACACCATAGAGGAAATCCTGCAATTCGAAGCCGCGAATTTCCTGAAATTTCAGGGCGTCGGCGGAAAAACTTTGAGGGACATGGTGATCGAACTCCAGTACTTTTTGCAGAAACGCATGAACACCTAG
- a CDS encoding DEAD/DEAH box helicase, whose translation MRDLRAWTQGADTGGSFRLCCRVEPPEDTEKANSAEWRVSYHLQALDDPSVVLDAADVWTTSKRTLTFLKRKWEDPQERLLAHLGKASRLSPAIEKSLSDPTPTGFFFSAGDAYDFLRHAAPLLEQAGLGVLTPPWWSKPVARLGVKMKLSSKDGGGVSSGLVGEEGIVAFSWSIALGDAELSLAEFERLARLKQPLVKVRGQWVELKADQIEAALEFFRKKQDRGEMALSDALRAGLFHETDAAGLPLVGVEVTGDIAPLFEGLTTGQALAPVSVPRSLKGTLRPYQERGLSWLAFLERFGLGACLADDMGLGKTIQLLALLLLEREGVPVDSGIPPTLLFAPMSVLENWKLEALRFAPSLRVTIHHGPQRLSTKDDFIDHAKRHDLVLSTYALALRDRELFQALSWRRVVLDEAQNIKNSQARQTRAIRAIGASRRAALTGTPVENRLAELWSIMEFLNPGFLGQAESFRRGFAIPIEKYRNTGRAEILKRAISPFVLRRLKTDRDVIADLPEKIETKVFCPLSREQGTLYQAVVNEMMEKIDSAEGIERKGLVLATLMKLKQICNHPAQFLQERDVPERSLDGRSGKLTRLLSMLEEILDAGDKALIFTQFAAMGTMLRTSLQHATGRETLFLHGAVPKKKRDAMVAEFQSPGGPALFLLSVKAGGTGLNLTSASHVFHFDRWWNPAVEDQATDRAFRIGQKKNVQVHKFVCQGTIEERIDRMIDEKKALADSVIGVGENMLTEMSTDRLREMFALSREAVAED comes from the coding sequence GTGCGCGATTTGCGGGCCTGGACCCAAGGCGCGGACACCGGCGGCTCCTTTCGTCTTTGCTGCCGCGTTGAACCGCCCGAGGACACCGAAAAAGCGAATTCCGCCGAATGGAGAGTCAGCTACCACTTGCAGGCTCTGGACGACCCCAGCGTCGTGCTCGACGCGGCGGATGTCTGGACAACCAGCAAGCGAACTTTGACCTTTCTCAAGCGAAAATGGGAAGACCCGCAGGAGCGGTTGCTTGCACATTTGGGGAAGGCATCCCGCCTTTCCCCGGCCATCGAAAAAAGCCTGTCCGATCCGACACCAACCGGGTTTTTCTTTTCCGCGGGGGATGCTTACGACTTTCTGCGCCATGCCGCGCCGCTGTTGGAGCAGGCGGGGCTGGGGGTGCTGACGCCGCCCTGGTGGAGCAAGCCGGTCGCCCGATTGGGCGTCAAAATGAAGCTCTCCTCAAAGGATGGAGGCGGCGTTTCGTCGGGACTGGTCGGCGAGGAGGGCATCGTCGCCTTTTCCTGGTCCATTGCCCTTGGCGACGCCGAACTTTCGTTGGCCGAGTTCGAGCGGCTTGCGCGTCTCAAGCAGCCTTTGGTGAAAGTGCGCGGGCAATGGGTGGAATTGAAGGCGGATCAGATCGAAGCGGCGCTGGAATTCTTTCGAAAAAAACAGGATCGGGGCGAAATGGCGCTGTCCGATGCGCTTCGCGCCGGACTTTTCCACGAAACGGACGCGGCGGGGCTCCCGTTAGTCGGCGTGGAGGTGACCGGCGACATCGCTCCGCTATTCGAGGGTCTGACCACGGGGCAAGCCTTGGCGCCGGTATCCGTGCCCAGATCTTTGAAAGGCACTTTGCGCCCCTACCAGGAACGCGGCCTCTCGTGGCTGGCTTTTCTTGAGCGCTTCGGCCTCGGCGCTTGCCTGGCCGACGACATGGGCCTTGGGAAGACGATCCAGTTGCTCGCACTACTGCTCTTGGAACGGGAAGGCGTCCCCGTCGATTCCGGTATTCCGCCGACGCTGCTCTTCGCGCCCATGTCCGTGCTGGAGAACTGGAAGCTCGAGGCGTTGCGTTTTGCCCCGTCCCTGCGCGTCACCATCCATCACGGCCCGCAACGCCTCTCGACGAAGGACGATTTCATCGACCACGCGAAACGACACGATCTCGTTCTTTCCACCTACGCTCTCGCGCTGCGCGATCGCGAGTTGTTCCAGGCCCTTTCCTGGAGACGCGTGGTTCTCGACGAGGCTCAGAACATCAAGAACAGCCAGGCCAGGCAAACCCGGGCGATCCGGGCGATCGGCGCGTCTCGAAGAGCCGCGCTGACGGGCACGCCCGTCGAAAACCGGCTTGCCGAATTGTGGTCCATCATGGAATTCCTGAATCCCGGATTTTTGGGCCAGGCGGAGTCGTTTCGCCGCGGGTTCGCCATCCCGATCGAGAAATATCGCAACACCGGGCGCGCCGAGATTCTCAAGCGCGCGATCTCTCCGTTCGTGCTGCGGCGGTTAAAGACGGATCGCGACGTGATCGCGGACCTTCCGGAAAAGATCGAGACGAAGGTCTTCTGCCCGCTGAGCCGCGAGCAGGGAACCCTCTACCAGGCCGTGGTCAACGAGATGATGGAAAAAATCGATTCCGCGGAGGGCATCGAACGCAAGGGGCTCGTGCTGGCCACGCTGATGAAACTCAAGCAGATCTGCAACCACCCCGCGCAATTCCTTCAGGAGCGTGACGTTCCGGAGCGATCCCTCGACGGGCGGTCGGGAAAGCTTACGCGCCTGTTGTCGATGCTCGAGGAGATCCTGGACGCCGGGGACAAGGCGCTGATCTTCACGCAATTCGCGGCGATGGGCACGATGTTGCGCACATCGCTCCAGCACGCCACCGGGCGGGAAACGTTATTCCTGCACGGTGCGGTGCCCAAGAAAAAACGGGATGCCATGGTCGCCGAATTTCAGTCGCCAGGCGGGCCCGCGCTGTTCCTTCTCTCGGTCAAGGCCGGGGGAACCGGTCTGAACCTGACGTCGGCTTCCCACGTGTTCCACTTCGATCGCTGGTGGAACCCGGCGGTGGAGGACCAGGCCACGGACCGCGCGTTCCGCATCGGGCAGAAAAAAAACGTACAGGTCCACAAATTCGTTTGCCAGGGGACCATCGAGGAGCGGATCGACCGCATGATCGACGAAAAAAAGGCGTTGGCCGACAGCGTCATCGGCGTCGGCGAAAACATGCTGACCGAAATGTCCACGGATCGGTTGCGTGAGATGTTCGCGCTTTCCCGGGAAGCCGTGGCGGAGGACTGA
- a CDS encoding methylmalonyl-CoA mutase family protein — protein MDRARIEAARKRWQETVEKSAAKFPERRTPFRSTSDYTLDGVYDPTNAPDAEFADEIGFPGEYPYTRGVQPTMYRSRFWTMRQYSGFGDAKQTNARYKYLLSQGQTGLSVAFDLPTQMGYDSDAPQAVGEVGKAGVAISSLTDMETLFDGIPLDKVSTSMTINSTAAILLSLYIAVAKKQGVSPDKLNGTIQNDLLKEYMARGTYIYPPAESMRIITDIFAFCKDNVPNWNSISVSGYHIREAGCSAVQEVAFTLADGIAYVEAALSAGLSVDEFAPRISFFFNGHNDLFEEVAKFRAARRMWAKIMRVRFNAKSAKSMTMRFHTQTAGSMLTAQQPDNNIVRVTLQALAAVLGGTQPLHTNSKDEALALPTEHAATIALRTQQIIAHESGVADTIDPLGGSWYVESLTSEIETRAFDYIRRIDEMGGMVEAIMQGFPQREIQNKAYEWQKEIESGERVIVSVNKFEMGKEPPMDILKIDESAEREQSGRLSALRARRDPKAVDAALAGVREAARGTENLVPKILTAVEAYATLGEIANAMREVFGEFEEVIVI, from the coding sequence ATGGATCGAGCCAGGATCGAGGCCGCGCGCAAGCGCTGGCAGGAGACGGTGGAGAAATCCGCCGCGAAATTCCCCGAACGGCGCACGCCGTTTCGCTCGACGAGCGACTACACGCTGGATGGGGTTTACGATCCGACGAACGCGCCGGATGCGGAATTCGCCGACGAAATCGGCTTTCCCGGCGAATATCCGTACACGCGCGGCGTGCAGCCGACAATGTACCGGAGCCGCTTCTGGACGATGCGGCAATATTCCGGTTTCGGCGACGCGAAACAGACCAACGCGCGCTACAAATACCTTCTCTCGCAGGGCCAGACGGGTCTTTCCGTCGCCTTCGACCTGCCGACGCAGATGGGTTACGACTCCGACGCGCCGCAGGCCGTGGGTGAGGTCGGCAAGGCGGGCGTCGCCATTTCGTCGCTTACGGACATGGAAACGCTGTTCGACGGCATCCCGCTCGACAAGGTCTCAACGTCGATGACGATCAACTCGACGGCGGCGATTCTGCTTTCGCTCTACATCGCCGTCGCGAAAAAGCAGGGCGTGTCGCCGGACAAGCTCAACGGCACGATCCAGAACGATCTGCTCAAGGAATACATGGCGCGCGGCACGTACATCTACCCGCCCGCGGAATCCATGCGGATCATCACGGACATCTTCGCATTCTGTAAGGACAACGTGCCGAACTGGAATTCGATCTCCGTGTCCGGCTACCACATCCGCGAGGCGGGGTGCTCGGCCGTGCAGGAGGTCGCGTTCACGCTTGCCGACGGCATCGCGTACGTGGAAGCGGCGCTTTCCGCGGGGCTGTCCGTGGACGAGTTCGCGCCGCGCATCTCGTTTTTCTTCAACGGCCACAACGACCTTTTCGAGGAGGTCGCCAAGTTCCGCGCCGCGCGCCGCATGTGGGCCAAGATCATGAGGGTGCGATTCAACGCGAAAAGCGCGAAGTCGATGACGATGCGCTTCCACACGCAGACGGCCGGCTCGATGCTGACCGCGCAGCAGCCGGACAACAACATCGTGCGCGTCACGTTGCAGGCGCTCGCGGCGGTCCTCGGCGGAACGCAGCCGCTGCACACCAACTCGAAGGACGAGGCGCTCGCGCTGCCGACCGAACACGCGGCGACGATCGCCCTACGCACGCAGCAGATCATCGCGCACGAGTCCGGCGTGGCGGACACCATCGATCCGCTGGGGGGAAGCTGGTACGTGGAATCGCTGACGAGCGAAATCGAGACGCGCGCGTTCGATTACATCCGCCGCATCGACGAGATGGGCGGCATGGTCGAGGCGATCATGCAGGGCTTCCCGCAGCGCGAGATCCAGAACAAGGCGTACGAGTGGCAAAAGGAGATCGAATCCGGCGAGCGCGTCATTGTGTCCGTCAACAAATTCGAGATGGGCAAGGAACCGCCGATGGATATCCTGAAGATCGACGAGTCGGCCGAACGCGAGCAGTCCGGGCGCCTTTCGGCGCTGCGCGCGCGGCGCGATCCGAAGGCGGTGGACGCGGCGCTTGCCGGCGTTCGCGAGGCGGCCAGGGGCACGGAGAATCTGGTGCCGAAGATCCTCACCGCGGTGGAGGCGTACGCGACGCTCGGCGAGATCGCCAACGCGATGCGCGAGGTGTTCGGCGAGTTCGAGGAAGTGATTGTGATCTGA
- a CDS encoding acyl-CoA dehydrogenase family protein, translating into MATAEEMKAREIAEEAREKEWHGNAFIRDIFLGNFELGLIHPYPIGEPDRPEFLEFYGKLKTFLEEKVDPAAIDRTGEYPPEVVKGLAQLGAFGLKIPKEYGGLGLSHPEYVRTMALLGSYDANITALLSAHQAIGVPNPVKLFGTPEQKKEYLTRCAKGAISAFALTEHAVGSDPGRLATVAEPTEDGKCYILNGQKLWCTNGTLAEVIVVMARNPKNNRINAFIVEMNWPGIKIDHRCRFMGLKALANADISFTNVVVPKENLIGKEGEGLKIALITLNTGRLSLPAATAGGAKTAIEVARKWSNARVQWGLPIGKHEAITHKIADMGAQAFAMESVSHFVADLADRKGYDIRLEAAAAKEWNTVRMWHMLDELLQIRGGRGFETEDSLVNRGEVGIGVERALRDARINLIFEGSSEIMHLFMAREAVDKHLDVAGALVNPKSSVGEKLATLPKMIAFYSWWYPTRWIGWGFWPKYEEFGRLARHLRFVERRSRRLARSIFHGMVVHQAKLEHRQGFLFRAVDVAMELFVMSVTVTRAHALKKANAPDADRAMLYADMFCRDASRKVNELLRGMFHNDDIFKYNLGKDIVEGKDTWLEKGSMGVPYTVEQMTPLSVPEILKRREQAAKEPETHAKAG; encoded by the coding sequence AGCCCGGGAGATCGCGGAAGAGGCGCGCGAGAAGGAGTGGCACGGCAACGCCTTCATTCGCGACATCTTCCTCGGCAACTTCGAACTCGGCCTCATTCACCCCTACCCCATCGGGGAGCCGGATCGGCCCGAATTCCTGGAGTTCTACGGCAAGCTGAAAACCTTCCTGGAAGAAAAGGTCGATCCCGCCGCGATCGACCGCACCGGCGAATATCCGCCGGAGGTGGTCAAGGGGCTCGCGCAGCTTGGCGCGTTTGGCCTGAAAATCCCGAAGGAGTACGGCGGCCTGGGGCTCTCGCATCCCGAATACGTCCGCACCATGGCGCTGCTCGGAAGTTACGACGCGAACATCACCGCGCTGCTGTCCGCGCACCAGGCGATCGGCGTGCCGAATCCGGTCAAGCTCTTCGGCACCCCCGAACAGAAGAAGGAATACCTGACGCGCTGCGCGAAGGGCGCCATCAGCGCGTTCGCCCTCACCGAACACGCCGTCGGATCGGACCCCGGCCGGCTTGCGACCGTCGCCGAGCCCACCGAGGACGGCAAATGCTACATCCTGAACGGGCAAAAACTCTGGTGCACCAACGGCACGCTCGCCGAAGTCATCGTCGTGATGGCCCGCAACCCGAAAAACAACCGCATCAACGCCTTCATCGTCGAGATGAACTGGCCCGGCATCAAGATCGACCATCGCTGCCGCTTCATGGGCTTAAAGGCGCTTGCCAACGCGGACATCAGCTTTACCAACGTCGTCGTGCCGAAGGAAAACCTCATCGGCAAGGAGGGCGAGGGCCTCAAGATCGCCCTCATCACGCTGAACACCGGGCGTCTCTCGCTGCCCGCGGCGACGGCCGGCGGCGCGAAGACGGCAATCGAGGTCGCGCGCAAGTGGAGCAACGCCCGCGTGCAGTGGGGCCTTCCCATCGGAAAGCACGAGGCGATCACGCACAAGATCGCCGACATGGGCGCGCAGGCGTTCGCTATGGAATCCGTCTCGCACTTCGTCGCGGACCTCGCCGACCGCAAGGGCTACGACATCCGCCTGGAGGCCGCCGCCGCCAAGGAATGGAACACCGTGCGCATGTGGCACATGCTCGATGAGCTGCTGCAAATTCGCGGCGGGCGCGGTTTCGAGACGGAGGACTCGCTCGTCAACCGCGGCGAGGTGGGCATCGGCGTCGAACGCGCGTTGCGCGACGCGCGCATCAACCTCATCTTCGAAGGTTCAAGCGAGATCATGCACCTGTTCATGGCGCGCGAGGCCGTGGACAAGCACCTGGACGTCGCCGGTGCGCTCGTTAATCCGAAATCGTCCGTCGGCGAAAAGCTCGCGACGCTGCCGAAGATGATCGCCTTCTATTCCTGGTGGTATCCGACGCGATGGATCGGCTGGGGCTTCTGGCCGAAGTACGAGGAGTTCGGGCGGCTGGCGCGGCACCTGCGTTTCGTGGAAAGGCGATCGCGCCGGCTCGCGCGTTCGATCTTCCACGGCATGGTCGTGCATCAGGCGAAACTTGAACACCGGCAGGGCTTCCTGTTTCGCGCGGTCGACGTCGCGATGGAGCTGTTCGTTATGTCGGTGACCGTCACGCGCGCGCACGCGCTGAAAAAAGCGAACGCGCCGGACGCGGATCGCGCGATGCTCTACGCCGACATGTTCTGCCGCGACGCCTCGCGCAAGGTGAACGAGCTTCTGCGCGGCATGTTCCACAACGACGACATCTTCAAGTACAACCTCGGCAAGGACATCGTGGAAGGCAAGGACACCTGGCTCGAAAAGGGCTCGATGGGCGTGCCGTACACGGTCGAGCAGATGACGCCGCTGTCCGTGCCGGAGATCCTGAAGCGCCGCGAGCAGGCCGCCAAGGAACCGGAGACGCACGCCAAGGCGGGCTGA